One genomic segment of Streptomyces niveus includes these proteins:
- a CDS encoding condensation domain-containing protein, which translates to MGVTTNADVAGLMSRLRTAGVQVRADEGRLVLDAPRGAVDHGLLALVREHKQDLLRLLTGGGGGGATRIPPARPALSYPLSHAQQRLYFTQLLYPESVTYQILDVVRVDGPADGDRIEETLRSLIRRHEGFRTSFDLVGEEPALTVHDDVEFHLERSREPDFSPEHTGDFVRPFDLTAPPLLRARLVEVRPDLHYLLMDKHHLVFDAASRGTFARDFVRAHLGEPAEPLTVGYKDFAVWQNDLGGTELRRAGEHWDTVFADDALVAAAPAEAHPELFGTESRRAHAEFGPERTEALREHCRSHGLSPAMFLQAAYHLALHRFSGQDEVVVGFPVDVRADAGLDDQLGLYVNTVPVRSFPDARLPFHTYAATVRDGIVAGLDHSRFPYDAIVERASARRNVSEAPLVDGFFNIAVADTSPSPWARAGLTEVAGDPRAALPELPCLSCRFDLTLSVLEEPGSLRLELDCTTKLLDQDVVERIVRDLVHVIDRVVAEPGLLIGSLAGAVEAAR; encoded by the coding sequence ATGGGCGTGACGACCAACGCGGATGTGGCGGGGCTGATGTCACGGCTGCGCACGGCGGGTGTCCAGGTCCGGGCCGACGAAGGCCGGCTCGTACTGGACGCGCCCCGTGGCGCCGTGGACCACGGTCTGCTCGCCCTCGTCCGGGAACACAAACAAGACCTGCTGCGCCTGCTGACCGGGGGAGGCGGGGGCGGCGCCACGCGCATCCCGCCGGCCCGGCCGGCCCTCTCGTACCCCCTCTCCCACGCCCAGCAGCGCCTCTACTTCACCCAGCTCCTCTATCCCGAATCGGTCACCTACCAGATTCTCGACGTGGTGCGCGTCGACGGCCCGGCGGACGGAGACCGGATCGAGGAGACGCTGCGCTCGCTGATCCGCCGCCACGAGGGCTTCCGTACCTCCTTCGACCTGGTCGGAGAGGAACCCGCGCTGACCGTGCACGACGACGTCGAGTTCCATCTGGAGCGATCCCGCGAACCGGACTTCTCCCCGGAGCACACCGGTGACTTCGTCAGGCCCTTCGACCTCACCGCGCCGCCCCTGCTGAGGGCCCGGCTGGTGGAGGTACGACCGGACCTGCACTACCTCCTGATGGACAAGCACCACCTGGTGTTCGACGCCGCGTCGCGCGGTACGTTCGCCCGCGACTTCGTCCGCGCCCACCTGGGGGAGCCAGCCGAGCCGCTGACCGTCGGCTACAAGGACTTCGCGGTGTGGCAGAACGACCTCGGGGGAACGGAGCTGCGCCGGGCGGGGGAGCACTGGGACACGGTCTTCGCCGACGACGCCCTGGTGGCCGCCGCCCCGGCGGAGGCGCACCCGGAGCTGTTCGGCACCGAATCCCGGCGCGCCCACGCCGAGTTCGGGCCCGAACGCACCGAGGCCCTTCGGGAGCACTGCCGCTCCCATGGCCTGTCCCCGGCCATGTTCCTCCAGGCCGCCTACCACCTCGCCCTGCACCGGTTCAGCGGACAGGACGAAGTGGTGGTCGGCTTCCCCGTCGACGTACGGGCGGACGCCGGACTCGACGACCAGCTCGGCCTGTACGTCAACACCGTGCCGGTACGGTCCTTTCCCGACGCCCGCCTGCCGTTCCACACGTACGCGGCGACCGTCCGGGACGGGATCGTGGCCGGTCTGGACCACAGCCGGTTCCCGTACGACGCGATAGTCGAGCGGGCCTCCGCGCGCCGCAACGTCAGCGAGGCCCCCCTGGTCGACGGCTTCTTCAACATCGCCGTCGCCGACACCTCCCCCTCCCCGTGGGCGCGGGCTGGCCTGACCGAGGTGGCCGGCGACCCGCGGGCCGCGCTGCCCGAACTGCCCTGTCTCAGCTGCCGGTTCGACCTGACCCTCAGCGTCCTGGAGGAACCCGGCAGCCTGCGGCTCGAACTGGACTGCACCACCAAGCTGCTCGACCAGGACGTCGTCGAACGGATCGTGCGCGATCTGGTCCACGTGATCGACCGGGTCGTCGCCGAACCCGGCCTGCTCATCGGCTCACTGGCCGGCGCGGTGGAGGCGGCCCGGTGA
- a CDS encoding pyridoxal-phosphate dependent enzyme, producing MITANPLDLRFPEVFFELTDFAPVGRTLLKLEGFNITGSIKLKSALFMVDLLEQEGRLFPNRSTIVESSSGNLGVALALICRMRGYGFICVTDPNASPANLRAIRAYGGRIEPVTEKDPQGGYLQTRLDLVRDLLAERPDRIWLNQYANQANVEAHARWTAEEILRAVPDVSHLYVGTGTTGTMMGIARRFAELAPKTELVAVEPEGSVTFGTGPPARRILPGVGTSRRPEIADADRVHRIVHVAEADAVRRCYEVLNDRGLLVGCSTGHVLHAMAEDAEIFSEGSVVVGVSADLGDKYLDTLYDEDWLADHFPGLGDGPGTTTRGGPGAPLCGPLREVLAERGPDPLGRAVTDPVARME from the coding sequence GTGATCACGGCCAACCCGCTCGACCTCCGCTTCCCCGAGGTCTTCTTCGAACTGACCGACTTCGCCCCGGTCGGCCGCACGCTGCTGAAGCTGGAGGGCTTCAACATCACCGGCTCGATCAAACTGAAGTCGGCCCTGTTCATGGTCGATCTCCTCGAACAGGAAGGGCGGCTGTTCCCGAATCGGTCCACCATCGTCGAGTCCTCCTCGGGAAACCTCGGGGTCGCGCTGGCCCTCATCTGCCGGATGCGCGGCTACGGCTTCATCTGCGTCACCGACCCCAACGCCTCGCCCGCCAACCTCCGGGCGATCCGGGCGTACGGGGGCCGGATCGAGCCGGTGACCGAGAAGGACCCGCAGGGCGGCTATCTCCAGACCCGCCTCGATCTGGTGCGGGACCTGCTCGCGGAGCGGCCCGACCGGATCTGGCTCAACCAGTACGCCAACCAGGCCAACGTGGAGGCCCACGCGCGCTGGACGGCGGAGGAGATCCTGCGGGCCGTGCCCGACGTCAGCCACCTCTACGTCGGCACCGGCACCACCGGCACGATGATGGGCATCGCACGGCGCTTCGCCGAACTGGCCCCGAAGACGGAGCTCGTCGCCGTCGAACCCGAGGGCTCGGTCACCTTCGGCACCGGCCCGCCGGCCCGGCGGATACTGCCCGGCGTCGGCACCAGCCGCCGCCCGGAGATCGCCGACGCCGACCGCGTCCACCGCATCGTGCACGTGGCGGAGGCCGACGCCGTACGCCGCTGCTACGAGGTTCTCAACGACCGCGGGCTGCTCGTCGGCTGCTCGACGGGACACGTCCTGCACGCCATGGCCGAGGACGCGGAGATCTTCTCGGAGGGCAGCGTGGTCGTCGGGGTCTCGGCCGACCTCGGCGACAAGTACCTGGACACCCTGTACGACGAGGACTGGCTGGCGGACCACTTCCCGGGTCTCGGTGACGGACCGGGGACCACCACCCGCGGCGGCCCCGGCGCGCCGCTCTGCGGGCCGCTGCGAGAAGTGCTCGCCGAGCGGGGGCCCGACCCCCTCGGCCGCGCCGTGACCGACCCCGTTGCCCGGATGGAGTGA
- the sbnB gene encoding 2,3-diaminopropionate biosynthesis protein SbnB, with protein MNAPMNAPRNTPTFQLIGATAVAEVLNDRHQQVIELVSDIYRLHGNGGTTNPDSYFLRFPERPDARIIALPARIEDDREIAGIKWIASFPGNHTESGLPRASAVVILNDMATGYPFACIEGAAISSHRTAASAALGAGLLHPSRTAGSIAVVGAGPIARRILEYLRASGWKTDRYRVHDTVEGRAELLRDELTAQGARAEAVPDAEDAVRGAELVVLATTAAGPWLTDPALLTAGQTVLNVSLRDLGVPVVLAAQNVLDDIEHCMKANTSPHLAEQATGGRDFVAGTISDLIEGRIAPDPERPRIFSPFGLGVLDLALARYIHGEAVGRGLAVSDENFFGLA; from the coding sequence ATGAACGCCCCGATGAACGCCCCGAGGAACACCCCGACGTTCCAGCTGATCGGCGCCACCGCGGTGGCCGAGGTGCTGAACGACCGTCACCAGCAGGTCATCGAGCTGGTGTCGGACATCTACCGGCTGCACGGGAACGGTGGCACGACCAACCCGGACAGCTACTTCCTGCGCTTCCCGGAGCGGCCTGACGCCCGCATCATCGCGCTCCCCGCGCGGATCGAGGACGACCGGGAGATCGCCGGCATCAAGTGGATAGCCAGCTTCCCGGGCAACCACACCGAGAGCGGCCTGCCGCGTGCCTCGGCGGTCGTGATCCTCAACGACATGGCCACCGGATACCCGTTCGCCTGTATCGAGGGCGCCGCCATCAGCTCCCACCGGACGGCCGCGTCGGCGGCCCTGGGCGCGGGGCTGCTGCACCCGTCGAGGACCGCGGGCTCCATCGCGGTCGTCGGCGCGGGCCCGATCGCGCGGCGGATCCTGGAGTATCTGCGTGCCTCGGGCTGGAAGACCGACCGGTACCGCGTGCATGACACGGTGGAGGGCAGGGCCGAACTGCTCCGCGACGAACTGACCGCCCAGGGCGCCCGGGCGGAGGCCGTCCCGGACGCCGAGGACGCCGTCCGCGGCGCGGAACTGGTCGTGCTGGCCACCACGGCCGCCGGGCCGTGGCTCACCGACCCCGCGCTCCTGACCGCCGGCCAGACGGTGCTCAACGTGTCGCTGCGCGACCTCGGGGTGCCCGTCGTGCTCGCCGCGCAGAACGTCCTGGACGACATCGAGCACTGCATGAAGGCCAACACCTCGCCGCACCTCGCCGAACAGGCCACCGGAGGACGCGACTTCGTGGCCGGCACGATCTCGGACCTGATCGAGGGCCGTATCGCACCGGACCCCGAGCGCCCGCGGATCTTCTCCCCGTTCGGTCTCGGCGTGCTCGACCTGGCCCTGGCCCGGTACATCCACGGCGAGGCCGTCGGCCGTGGTCTGGCCGTCAGCGACGAGAACTTCTTCGGCCTGGCCTGA
- a CDS encoding MFS transporter produces the protein MRKKSVLASTGFFRLWAAESISLTGAQITTFALPLVAAINLDATPWEMSLLVAAAGMSSLTLGLSVGVWSDKYERTSLMHIANLARLAVLLTVPVLYWADALSIWVLALVTYLISALTLLFDSAITPYVPRLVGRDKVGPANSWLEASEAVGDVGGPGLAGVLVQTFGAPVAVLIDACTYVVSSLALLRLPKAHPRDNEAHEGPEERHLAAIMSGLRLLRRDPYQWPIAVTSVFFNFFCSMFVAIYMLYALRVVGLSPALLGTMTMLGGVAGLTAAVVCQRLTARFGVGPTVIIGYALPGITGIPVGFVHHFDRPLALVLIGISQFSWVFGIVVMHICVNTMRQIMVPEHLQGRIISSARFMGWGVEPLGALAGGALATSALGLSGTIVVSTVGLLLAAVWPLFSPVRRLRTVEDPQDRKDLPSVGADA, from the coding sequence ATGCGCAAGAAATCTGTACTCGCGTCGACCGGGTTCTTCCGGCTCTGGGCGGCGGAGTCGATCTCCCTGACCGGGGCTCAGATCACCACGTTCGCCCTGCCGCTCGTCGCCGCCATCAACCTCGACGCCACGCCCTGGGAGATGAGCCTCCTCGTCGCCGCGGCGGGGATGTCCAGCCTGACCCTCGGTCTGTCGGTCGGTGTCTGGTCGGACAAGTACGAGCGCACCTCGCTCATGCACATCGCCAACCTGGCACGGCTCGCGGTGCTGTTGACCGTTCCGGTGCTCTACTGGGCGGACGCGCTGAGCATCTGGGTGCTGGCACTGGTCACGTATCTGATCAGCGCGCTGACGCTGCTGTTCGACAGCGCGATCACGCCGTACGTCCCCCGGCTCGTCGGCCGTGACAAGGTCGGGCCCGCCAACTCGTGGCTGGAGGCGAGCGAGGCGGTCGGCGATGTCGGCGGCCCCGGGCTCGCGGGTGTGCTGGTCCAGACGTTCGGCGCACCGGTCGCGGTGCTGATCGACGCGTGCACGTACGTGGTCAGCAGCCTGGCGCTCCTCAGACTGCCGAAGGCCCACCCCCGTGACAACGAGGCGCACGAGGGTCCGGAGGAGCGGCATCTCGCCGCGATCATGAGCGGACTGCGGCTGCTGCGGAGGGATCCGTACCAGTGGCCCATCGCCGTGACCTCGGTCTTCTTCAACTTCTTCTGCTCGATGTTCGTGGCCATCTACATGCTGTACGCCCTGAGGGTCGTCGGGCTCAGCCCGGCGCTGCTGGGCACGATGACCATGCTCGGCGGTGTGGCGGGGCTGACGGCCGCCGTGGTCTGCCAGCGGCTCACCGCGCGGTTCGGGGTGGGACCGACCGTCATCATCGGGTACGCGCTGCCGGGGATCACCGGGATACCGGTGGGCTTCGTCCATCACTTCGACCGGCCGCTGGCCCTGGTCCTGATCGGGATCTCCCAGTTCTCCTGGGTGTTCGGCATCGTGGTGATGCACATCTGTGTGAACACCATGCGCCAGATCATGGTGCCCGAGCACCTTCAGGGCCGGATCATCTCCTCCGCCCGTTTCATGGGCTGGGGGGTCGAGCCGCTGGGGGCGCTGGCGGGCGGGGCGCTCGCCACGTCCGCGCTCGGTCTGTCGGGCACGATCGTCGTCTCGACGGTCGGGCTGCTGCTGGCCGCCGTATGGCCGCTGTTCTCGCCCGTCCGCCGGCTGCGGACCGTGGAGGACCCCCAGGACCGCAAGGATCTGCCGAGCGTCGGCGCCGACGCCTGA
- a CDS encoding cytochrome P450, translating into MRTVPENSLIVPLSSHPNGDASARPAIFCPHAVSGSASIYGLLAAKLKDDFSLLAIQSAGLDSEARPHESVEEMATAYVDEMVRRKIPRDIQLCGWSMGGVISYEMARQLTDRGHRVRLVLIDSEFPEPFSRVPGTGEFLEWFAEDTLGSLGEEMGPWPAGQGLDDGLRTLLGRLGLAGGGPQPALLDEFRRRFTVFRRNLLAATDYRPGPLDADVLLIRAEGADLPLSGWENGVRGSFTRASAPGHHYAMLTPESVDAVAALVRTAFRTPTAAPTPAPAPAPATVKAPATAKAPAPAVASAADAAFLELQTPLGLKDPYTCYDRLRETAPVHPTSFGPVVLTGYTVAGQALRSTDLAVEDAGWMDIHDPQWRASPTSVVMGESLLHRNPPDHTQLRRLVNGAFVQRRIQALSGRIQQLVSDRLDDLAERGADGATVDLHGALAHPLPVSVIGEMLGVPAADWDWLRGPTAAVSVVFDIFTSDDDYARSDEAIRTLTPYFHDLIEQRRKSPKDDMISALLASRDGSSALTLDELLQIVLLLFIAGFETTVNLLTNGVAELLRHPDQLALLTEDPSLWPGAVEETLRFESPVQATIRHAVRDTAFGGVDISSGTPVVIFMGAANRDPEQFDEPARFRVGRAGPKNMTFGGGIHYCLGASLARLEATIVFRELFRRFPRLALAGTPALRPIFNLRGYSTLPVTIG; encoded by the coding sequence TTGCGGACAGTACCTGAGAATTCCCTGATCGTTCCTCTCTCCTCGCACCCGAACGGGGATGCCTCGGCCCGCCCGGCAATCTTCTGTCCGCACGCGGTAAGTGGCAGCGCCTCGATATACGGGCTGCTGGCCGCCAAACTCAAGGATGATTTCTCACTCCTCGCCATCCAGTCGGCCGGACTCGATTCGGAGGCCCGGCCACATGAATCCGTGGAGGAGATGGCGACGGCGTACGTCGACGAGATGGTGCGGCGGAAGATACCGCGGGACATACAGCTGTGCGGCTGGTCGATGGGCGGTGTGATCTCCTACGAGATGGCCCGGCAACTGACCGACCGCGGGCACCGCGTACGGCTCGTGCTGATCGACAGCGAGTTCCCCGAGCCGTTCTCCCGTGTTCCCGGGACGGGTGAGTTCCTGGAGTGGTTCGCGGAGGACACGCTCGGCTCGCTCGGTGAGGAGATGGGTCCCTGGCCGGCCGGGCAAGGGCTGGACGACGGACTGCGCACCCTCCTCGGACGCCTCGGCCTGGCGGGAGGCGGCCCACAGCCCGCACTGCTCGACGAGTTCCGGCGGCGCTTCACGGTGTTCCGGCGCAATCTGCTGGCGGCCACCGACTACCGGCCGGGACCGCTCGACGCCGATGTCCTGCTGATCAGGGCCGAAGGGGCCGATCTGCCGCTCTCGGGCTGGGAGAACGGGGTGCGCGGCAGTTTCACCCGCGCGTCGGCGCCGGGTCACCACTACGCGATGCTGACACCCGAGTCGGTCGACGCTGTCGCCGCTCTCGTACGGACCGCGTTCCGCACGCCGACCGCCGCACCGACACCCGCGCCCGCGCCCGCGCCCGCCACAGTCAAGGCGCCCGCCACAGCCAAGGCACCCGCACCGGCCGTCGCGTCCGCCGCCGACGCGGCGTTCCTCGAACTCCAGACACCGCTCGGCCTCAAGGACCCCTACACATGCTACGACCGGCTGCGCGAGACGGCCCCCGTGCACCCGACCTCCTTCGGACCGGTGGTCCTGACCGGCTACACCGTCGCCGGCCAGGCCCTGCGTTCGACCGATCTCGCGGTCGAGGACGCCGGCTGGATGGACATCCACGATCCGCAGTGGCGCGCCAGCCCCACCAGCGTGGTGATGGGCGAGTCACTGCTGCACCGCAATCCGCCGGACCACACCCAGCTGCGGCGCCTGGTCAACGGGGCGTTCGTACAGCGGCGTATCCAGGCACTCTCCGGCAGGATCCAGCAACTCGTCTCCGACCGGCTCGACGATCTCGCCGAACGCGGCGCCGACGGCGCCACGGTCGATCTGCACGGCGCGCTCGCCCATCCCCTGCCCGTCTCGGTGATAGGCGAGATGCTCGGCGTCCCGGCGGCGGACTGGGACTGGCTGCGCGGTCCCACCGCCGCCGTCTCCGTGGTCTTCGACATCTTCACCTCGGACGACGACTACGCGCGCTCGGACGAGGCGATCCGCACGCTCACCCCGTACTTCCACGATCTGATCGAGCAGCGCCGCAAGTCGCCCAAGGACGACATGATCTCCGCCCTGCTCGCCTCCCGGGACGGATCGAGTGCGCTGACTCTCGACGAACTGCTCCAGATCGTCCTGCTGCTGTTCATCGCCGGATTCGAGACGACGGTCAACCTGCTGACCAACGGAGTGGCCGAATTGCTGCGCCACCCCGATCAGCTGGCGCTCCTGACGGAGGATCCGTCGCTGTGGCCGGGCGCCGTCGAGGAGACCCTGCGATTCGAGTCCCCGGTGCAGGCGACCATCCGTCACGCGGTGCGCGACACCGCGTTCGGGGGTGTGGACATCTCCTCCGGCACCCCCGTCGTCATCTTCATGGGCGCCGCGAACCGGGATCCGGAGCAGTTCGACGAGCCGGCCCGCTTCCGTGTCGGGCGGGCGGGCCCGAAGAACATGACCTTCGGCGGGGGCATCCACTACTGCCTGGGGGCCTCGCTGGCACGCCTCGAAGCCACCATCGTCTTCCGGGAGTTGTTCCGCCGCTTCCCCCGGCTGGCCCTGGCGGGTACGCCCGCGCTCCGGCCCATCTTCAATCTGCGCGGCTACTCCACTCTTCCCGTCACCATCGGCTGA
- a CDS encoding thioesterase II family protein, with the protein MREQSVEEMGHKGAMGVDRRHRVMAGSADASMRLICFPHAGGSTFFYHPWRSLISSHVELVTVRYPGGIERLDEDPADSVETLADSLADALTCGPGAELPVVLFGHSLGALVAYEFAQRMEARGRSVEHLFLSGSSAPHRRRRGTVWTRDDDDFWAAVRRLGGIDDSFMEQRELLDALLPGMRADFRMAETYGPRPARKLECPVTVLTGASDPGVPLDSAYAWNDITEDEFAVRVLPGGHFYLVDEMNAVTQLVNSCLRSSRSIHADSARDSGERR; encoded by the coding sequence ATGAGGGAGCAGAGCGTGGAGGAAATGGGACACAAAGGGGCGATGGGGGTGGATCGTCGGCATCGGGTCATGGCTGGTTCCGCCGATGCGTCGATGCGATTGATCTGCTTTCCGCACGCGGGCGGAAGTACCTTCTTCTATCACCCCTGGCGCTCTCTGATATCGAGTCATGTGGAATTGGTCACGGTGCGGTATCCCGGCGGAATCGAGCGCCTCGACGAGGATCCCGCCGACAGTGTGGAGACACTCGCCGATTCCCTGGCCGACGCGCTGACCTGCGGCCCCGGCGCCGAGCTGCCGGTCGTTCTCTTCGGACACAGCCTCGGAGCCCTGGTCGCCTACGAGTTCGCGCAGCGGATGGAGGCCCGCGGCCGGTCGGTCGAGCATCTCTTCCTCTCCGGCAGTTCGGCTCCCCACCGGAGGCGGAGAGGAACGGTCTGGACCCGCGACGACGATGACTTCTGGGCGGCCGTACGCCGCCTCGGCGGCATCGACGACAGCTTTATGGAACAGCGCGAACTCCTTGATGCGCTGCTCCCCGGAATGCGCGCGGATTTCCGAATGGCTGAGACGTACGGACCGCGTCCTGCCAGGAAGCTCGAATGTCCCGTGACGGTACTCACCGGAGCCTCCGACCCGGGCGTTCCACTCGATTCGGCCTACGCCTGGAACGACATCACGGAGGACGAATTCGCCGTGCGGGTACTGCCCGGTGGGCATTTCTATCTGGTCGACGAGATGAATGCAGTGACACAGCTCGTCAACTCTTGTCTTCGGTCGTCGCGGAGTATTCACGCAGATTCCGCGCGAGACTCCGGGGAGCGGCGTTGA
- a CDS encoding leucyl/phenylalanyl-tRNA--protein transferase codes for MPDTATGGPVTATPGPDTDGSSWRDTRPGPGGQVPAAVGGELSGATLLDAYRLGVFCQPTEDPEQIMVNREIYAPDVASGEIPTLPGGADPYGVLWWSPSQRSLLPVDGFRLGRRGTKHHRQNPGVVSTFDTAFDEVVERCREGRETLWLTDPLVSGLRSLHREGAVHSLEIRAGGKLVAGLVGYAFPRVFVVDTAFQCEPHCLKALYLDLALRAREAGIEFIDLQVDAEHKRRLGATLHERDLYLGLLAGDRKAETALNAAPRSLARNLREYSATTEDKS; via the coding sequence ATGCCTGACACCGCCACCGGGGGGCCGGTCACCGCAACTCCCGGTCCGGACACGGACGGCAGCTCGTGGCGGGACACCCGGCCCGGTCCCGGCGGACAGGTGCCGGCCGCGGTGGGCGGCGAGCTGAGCGGGGCCACCCTGCTGGACGCCTACCGGCTCGGGGTGTTCTGCCAGCCGACCGAGGACCCCGAGCAGATCATGGTCAACCGGGAGATCTACGCGCCGGACGTCGCGAGCGGTGAGATACCGACGCTGCCGGGCGGGGCCGATCCGTACGGCGTGCTCTGGTGGTCTCCGTCGCAGCGGAGCCTGCTTCCCGTCGACGGCTTCCGCCTCGGCCGCCGGGGAACGAAGCACCACCGTCAGAACCCCGGGGTCGTCAGCACCTTCGATACCGCCTTCGACGAGGTCGTGGAGCGCTGTCGCGAGGGCCGCGAGACGCTCTGGCTGACCGACCCGCTCGTGTCGGGCCTGCGGAGCCTGCACCGGGAAGGGGCCGTGCACAGCCTGGAGATCCGCGCGGGTGGGAAGTTGGTGGCCGGGCTCGTCGGCTACGCGTTCCCGAGGGTCTTCGTCGTGGACACGGCGTTCCAGTGCGAGCCGCACTGCCTCAAGGCGCTCTATCTGGACCTGGCCCTGCGGGCCCGCGAGGCCGGAATCGAGTTCATCGACCTCCAGGTCGACGCCGAGCACAAGCGCCGGCTCGGCGCGACCCTCCACGAACGCGATCTCTATCTGGGGCTGCTGGCCGGGGACCGGAAGGCGGAGACCGCGCTCAACGCCGCTCCCCGGAGTCTCGCGCGGAATCTGCGTGAATACTCCGCGACGACCGAAGACAAGAGTTGA
- a CDS encoding non-ribosomal peptide synthetase: MGRVDSTWPELVSSRARQTPNSIAVVDGDAEITYAELSGAAHELADRLRAADVGPGDTVAIAVEYGHRLPVGVLAVLRARGTVLLIDPALPSAMITTRLTEASVAVLVTDAVTGPRLGEAVAAAGDRRPLVLEWSGRRTDGGEAGTSSGEPADPPRPLPGDPAYLVFTSGSTGRPNAVLVSHGAFAAMVSAHGTVLMESAAAGCERFALNNPASADAVYSDLVALAHGGTLVVAPPPVRRDPEALAGWIAATGVEVLDATPTQIAALLADGREAVLEGLRLLVLGGEAVPPALWTRLRELTGTRVLNMYGPTECTVDVMCADLSESGPEPVIGRPLPGSTLRILGADLREVAPGTPGQIAVSGPQLADGYLNNERLTAERFVTLPSGGDGVGSAEVSGERAYLTGDRGVREPDGVVRFLGRIDNQVQIGGNRVELGEVEAALGSAPRVGQCCVVALTEDDGTATLHAAVVLTGGGTGDDGGAGAGADGVAALVAALSATLAPHMVPRLHVWPSLPRAATGKTDTTAVRGRILASRQDTAAGAGPERESVEQSVARFWRELLGVETVAPEDDFFAIGGNSLRAVKFVLRVRRELGVEFPMTRFFAGSTLGGCARAIDAMRKETADA; encoded by the coding sequence TTGGGGAGAGTCGATTCCACCTGGCCGGAACTGGTAAGCAGCCGGGCCCGGCAGACCCCGAATTCCATCGCTGTTGTCGACGGCGATGCGGAAATCACGTACGCGGAATTGTCGGGCGCCGCGCACGAACTGGCCGACCGGCTGCGCGCGGCGGACGTCGGGCCGGGTGACACGGTCGCGATCGCCGTGGAGTACGGCCACCGGCTCCCGGTCGGCGTGCTGGCGGTACTCCGCGCACGGGGCACCGTCCTGCTCATCGATCCGGCACTGCCCTCCGCCATGATCACCACCCGGCTGACGGAGGCCTCTGTCGCGGTCCTCGTCACGGACGCGGTGACCGGGCCCCGGCTCGGCGAGGCCGTCGCCGCGGCCGGGGACCGGCGGCCCCTGGTCCTGGAGTGGTCCGGCCGGCGCACGGACGGGGGCGAGGCCGGGACCTCTTCGGGAGAGCCGGCCGACCCGCCCCGCCCCCTTCCCGGTGACCCCGCCTATCTCGTCTTCACATCCGGATCGACCGGCCGTCCCAACGCCGTCCTCGTCTCCCACGGCGCGTTCGCGGCGATGGTCTCGGCGCACGGCACGGTCCTGATGGAGTCGGCAGCGGCGGGCTGTGAGCGCTTCGCGCTGAACAACCCGGCATCGGCCGACGCCGTCTACTCCGATCTGGTGGCCCTGGCCCACGGCGGAACACTGGTCGTCGCACCGCCCCCGGTCAGACGTGACCCCGAGGCGCTGGCCGGCTGGATCGCCGCCACGGGTGTGGAGGTGCTCGACGCCACTCCCACCCAGATCGCGGCCCTGCTGGCCGACGGGCGCGAGGCCGTGCTCGAAGGGCTGCGCCTGCTCGTCCTGGGCGGAGAGGCCGTACCGCCCGCGCTCTGGACCCGGCTGCGCGAGCTGACCGGCACCCGCGTACTGAACATGTACGGCCCCACGGAGTGCACGGTGGACGTCATGTGCGCCGACCTGTCCGAGTCCGGCCCGGAGCCGGTCATCGGCCGGCCGCTGCCCGGCAGCACCCTGCGGATTCTCGGGGCCGATCTGCGCGAGGTCGCCCCCGGTACGCCGGGCCAGATCGCCGTGTCCGGACCTCAGCTCGCGGACGGTTACCTAAACAACGAGCGGCTGACCGCCGAACGCTTCGTCACCCTGCCGTCCGGCGGTGACGGGGTGGGTTCGGCGGAGGTGTCCGGAGAGCGCGCCTACCTCACGGGCGACCGGGGAGTGCGGGAGCCGGACGGCGTGGTGCGTTTCCTCGGCCGGATCGACAACCAGGTGCAGATCGGCGGGAACCGCGTCGAGCTGGGCGAGGTGGAGGCGGCCCTCGGCTCGGCGCCCCGGGTCGGCCAGTGCTGCGTCGTGGCGCTGACCGAGGACGACGGGACGGCGACCCTGCACGCGGCGGTGGTCCTGACCGGCGGTGGAACGGGGGACGACGGCGGTGCCGGGGCCGGTGCCGACGGGGTGGCCGCGCTGGTCGCCGCGCTGTCCGCCACCCTCGCGCCGCACATGGTGCCCCGGCTGCACGTGTGGCCGTCCCTCCCGCGGGCCGCCACGGGCAAGACGGACACCACCGCCGTGCGCGGGCGGATCCTGGCCTCGCGACAGGACACGGCGGCGGGCGCCGGCCCGGAGCGGGAGTCGGTCGAGCAGTCCGTCGCCCGCTTCTGGCGCGAGCTGCTCGGCGTCGAGACGGTCGCGCCCGAGGACGACTTCTTCGCGATCGGCGGCAACTCCCTGCGCGCCGTCAAGTTCGTCCTGCGGGTACGCCGGGAGCTGGGCGTCGAGTTCCCGATGACGCGGTTCTTCGCCGGCTCCACGCTGGGCGGGTGCGCGCGGGCCATCGACGCGATGCGGAAGGAAACCGCCGATGCCTGA